A region from the Aegilops tauschii subsp. strangulata cultivar AL8/78 chromosome 5, Aet v6.0, whole genome shotgun sequence genome encodes:
- the LOC109755012 gene encoding putative F-box protein At2g02030 isoform X1, whose translation MASEETKPKKQRDEECIINGLPGELIERIFLKLPVSTLLRCTGVCEQWHKLIRDPQFVTSHLQDAPQCAVLFFPQESVSGEPHPADAILIDEAWSPSTYAVPVIGPDDFLCGSCNGLLVLYTKSSTLKVANFATGECLHLEKPVKNLRGDHFLFYNFGFHPLSKEYKITHFLGDPVVGSTRSHNNSRFSVIQVYTLGGEKWRDIKTPEALSLNCVKNSGAVNIDGTMCWLIEDMVANWQHAVMTFDLSGESFARIQLPATVHEDCAGGGPRRYWIREIDRKICIATAQACPSLPRRLVGMLQIWELENKTEQRWSLKYNIQYSPDYIPGPNLVHRNKIILQRRDGNLYSYELLGENFNTKLYVYKKTAIARRPKQREGWELKKWEAWEHQLSDYEKLWTRLHEEEHEGIALAEHSSISFNGLLPRILDDAIRQDIGMKINKICPSLPDQQPRPLRRLNCVAQKQDRENLSARLENYSSIMKASREASKSIMSMILSAVENQRGASGSNAGISSQNRSEGDDAKA comes from the exons ATGGCTTCCGAGGAAACCAAACCAAAGAAGCAAAGAGATGAGGAATGCATTATAAACGGTCTCCCAGGAGAACTCATTGAGCGGATTTTTTTGAAGCTTCCAGTGAGCACTTTGTTGAGGTGCACTGGTGTTTGCGAGCAGTGGCATAAACTCATCCGAGATCCCCAGTTTGTCACCTCTCACCTCCAGGATGCGCCCCAATGCGCCGTCCTATTCTTTCCGCAAGAGTCGGTCTCAGGTGAGCCCCATCCTGCTGATGCTATCCTGATTGATGAAGCCTGGTCGCCATCGACATATGCAGTGCCAGTGATTGGGCCTGACGATTTCCTTTGTGGTTCATGCAATGGGCTTCTTGTCTTATACACAAAGTCATCAACACTCAAGGTAGCTAACTTTGCAACTGGTGAATGCCTGCATCTTGAGAAACCTGTAAAGAATTTGAGGGGTGATCACTTCTTGTTCTACAACTTTGGATTTCACCCATTGTCAAAAGAATACAAGATTACACACTTCCTTGGTGATCCTGTTGTGGGCAGCACTCGCTCCCATAATAATAGCAGATTCAGCGTCATTCAAGTTTACACACTTGGTGGTGAGAAATGGAGAGATATCAAAACTCCAGAAGCCCTAAGCTTAAACTGTGTAAAAAACTCTGGAGCAGTCAATATTGACGGAACAATGTGTTGGCTAATTGAAGACATGGTAGCTAACTGGCAGCACGCAGTTATGACCTTTGATCTCAGTggagaaagttttgcacggatacAACTGCCAGCAACTGTACATGAAGATTGTGCAGGTGGCGGTCCCCGTCGGTACTGGATCAGAGAGATAGATAGGAAGATATGTATAGCAACTGCTCAAGCCTGTCCTTCTCTTCCCAGAAGGCTTGTTGGTATGCTGCAGATCTGGGAACTTGAGAACAAAACGGAGCAAAGGTGGAGCCTGAAGTACAATATTCAGTACTCGCCAGATTACATTCCGGGTCCAAATTTGGTTCATAGGAATAAGATCATACTGCAACGTCGCGACGGCAACCTATATTCCTATGAGTTGCTCGGGGAGAACTTCAATACTAAATTGT ATGTATACAAGAAGACTGCCATTGCGCGTAGGCCAAAACAACGGGAAGGCTGGGAATTGAAGAAGTGGGAGGCATGGGAGCACCAGCTCTCTGATTATGAAAAACTGTGGACTCGCCTTCATGAAGAAGAGCACGAGGGAATT GCACTTGCAGAACACAGTAGCATATCATTCAATGGTCTACTGCCGCGTATCTTGGATGATGCGATTCGACAGGATATAGGCATGAAAATCAATAAAATATGTCCAAGCCTTCCAGATCAG CAACCAAGGCCCCTCCGGCGGCTTAATTGTGTGGCACAGAAGCAAGATAGGGAAAATTTATCTGCTCGTTTGGAGAATTATAGTAGCATTATGAAG GCATCGAGGGAGGCTTCAAAGAGTATCATGAGTATGATACTTAGTGCTGTAGAAAATCAG
- the LOC109755012 gene encoding F-box protein At3g07870 isoform X2 has protein sequence MASEETKPKKQRDEECIINGLPGELIERIFLKLPVSTLLRCTGVCEQWHKLIRDPQFVTSHLQDAPQCAVLFFPQESVSGEPHPADAILIDEAWSPSTYAVPVIGPDDFLCGSCNGLLVLYTKSSTLKVANFATGECLHLEKPVKNLRGDHFLFYNFGFHPLSKEYKITHFLGDPVVGSTRSHNNSRFSVIQVYTLGGEKWRDIKTPEALSLNCVKNSGAVNIDGTMCWLIEDMVANWQHAVMTFDLSGESFARIQLPATVHEDCAGGGPRRYWIREIDRKICIATAQACPSLPRRLVGMLQIWELENKTEQRWSLKYNIQYSPDYIPGPNLVHRNKIILQRRDGNLYSYELLGENFNTKLCKMANLLDFFPHKPDNMQSYICVKSLVRLDVYKKTAIARRPKQREGWELKKWEAWEHQLSDYEKLWTRLHEEEHEGIALAEHSSISFNGLLPRILDDAIRQDIGMKINKICPSLPDQQPRPLRRLNCVAQKQDRENLSARLENYSSIMKASREASKSIMSMILSAVENQRGASGSNAGISSQNRSEGDDAKA, from the exons ATGGCTTCCGAGGAAACCAAACCAAAGAAGCAAAGAGATGAGGAATGCATTATAAACGGTCTCCCAGGAGAACTCATTGAGCGGATTTTTTTGAAGCTTCCAGTGAGCACTTTGTTGAGGTGCACTGGTGTTTGCGAGCAGTGGCATAAACTCATCCGAGATCCCCAGTTTGTCACCTCTCACCTCCAGGATGCGCCCCAATGCGCCGTCCTATTCTTTCCGCAAGAGTCGGTCTCAGGTGAGCCCCATCCTGCTGATGCTATCCTGATTGATGAAGCCTGGTCGCCATCGACATATGCAGTGCCAGTGATTGGGCCTGACGATTTCCTTTGTGGTTCATGCAATGGGCTTCTTGTCTTATACACAAAGTCATCAACACTCAAGGTAGCTAACTTTGCAACTGGTGAATGCCTGCATCTTGAGAAACCTGTAAAGAATTTGAGGGGTGATCACTTCTTGTTCTACAACTTTGGATTTCACCCATTGTCAAAAGAATACAAGATTACACACTTCCTTGGTGATCCTGTTGTGGGCAGCACTCGCTCCCATAATAATAGCAGATTCAGCGTCATTCAAGTTTACACACTTGGTGGTGAGAAATGGAGAGATATCAAAACTCCAGAAGCCCTAAGCTTAAACTGTGTAAAAAACTCTGGAGCAGTCAATATTGACGGAACAATGTGTTGGCTAATTGAAGACATGGTAGCTAACTGGCAGCACGCAGTTATGACCTTTGATCTCAGTggagaaagttttgcacggatacAACTGCCAGCAACTGTACATGAAGATTGTGCAGGTGGCGGTCCCCGTCGGTACTGGATCAGAGAGATAGATAGGAAGATATGTATAGCAACTGCTCAAGCCTGTCCTTCTCTTCCCAGAAGGCTTGTTGGTATGCTGCAGATCTGGGAACTTGAGAACAAAACGGAGCAAAGGTGGAGCCTGAAGTACAATATTCAGTACTCGCCAGATTACATTCCGGGTCCAAATTTGGTTCATAGGAATAAGATCATACTGCAACGTCGCGACGGCAACCTATATTCCTATGAGTTGCTCGGGGAGAACTTCAATACTAAATTGTGTAAGATGGCAAATCTGTTAGATTTCTTTCCCCACAAGCCTGACAACATGCAATCCTATATCTGTGTGAAGTCACTTGTACGTTTAGATGTATACAAGAAGACTGCCATTGCGCGTAGGCCAAAACAACGGGAAGGCTGGGAATTGAAGAAGTGGGAGGCATGGGAGCACCAGCTCTCTGATTATGAAAAACTGTGGACTCGCCTTCATGAAGAAGAGCACGAGGGAATT GCACTTGCAGAACACAGTAGCATATCATTCAATGGTCTACTGCCGCGTATCTTGGATGATGCGATTCGACAGGATATAGGCATGAAAATCAATAAAATATGTCCAAGCCTTCCAGATCAG CAACCAAGGCCCCTCCGGCGGCTTAATTGTGTGGCACAGAAGCAAGATAGGGAAAATTTATCTGCTCGTTTGGAGAATTATAGTAGCATTATGAAG GCATCGAGGGAGGCTTCAAAGAGTATCATGAGTATGATACTTAGTGCTGTAGAAAATCAG